The following proteins are encoded in a genomic region of Natrinema sp. DC36:
- a CDS encoding 2-oxoacid:ferredoxin oxidoreductase subunit beta produces MSSDVRFTDFKSDKQPTWCPGCGDFGTMNGMMKALANTGNDPDNTFVVAGIGCSGKIGTYMHSYALHGVHGRALPVGTGVKMARPDIEVMVAGGDGDGYSIGAGHFVHAVRRNVDMTYVVMDNRIYGLTKGQASPTSRSDFETSTTPEGPKQPPVNPLALAMASGASFIAQSFSSDAMRHAEIIEQAIEHDGFGFVNVFSPCVTFNDVDTYDYFRDSLVDLQEDEDHDPNDYEAAKKVILDSDKEYQGVMYQNENSVPYHEQHGVTEDMSEIPDGAPEDAMDLVREFY; encoded by the coding sequence ATGAGCTCCGACGTACGATTCACCGACTTCAAATCCGACAAGCAGCCGACGTGGTGTCCCGGATGCGGCGACTTCGGGACGATGAACGGCATGATGAAAGCCCTCGCGAACACCGGCAACGACCCCGATAACACCTTCGTGGTGGCGGGGATCGGCTGTTCCGGCAAGATCGGGACGTACATGCACAGCTACGCCCTTCACGGGGTCCACGGCCGTGCGCTCCCGGTCGGCACCGGCGTCAAGATGGCCCGTCCCGATATCGAGGTCATGGTCGCCGGCGGCGACGGTGACGGCTACTCGATCGGTGCCGGTCACTTCGTCCACGCCGTTCGCCGGAACGTCGACATGACCTACGTGGTCATGGACAACCGCATCTACGGGCTGACGAAGGGGCAGGCCTCGCCGACCTCGCGGTCGGACTTCGAGACCAGCACGACCCCCGAAGGGCCCAAGCAGCCGCCGGTCAACCCGCTCGCCCTGGCGATGGCCTCCGGCGCGAGCTTCATCGCGCAGTCGTTCAGTTCGGACGCGATGCGCCACGCGGAGATCATCGAGCAGGCCATCGAACACGACGGCTTCGGCTTCGTCAACGTCTTCAGTCCGTGCGTCACGTTCAACGACGTCGACACCTACGACTACTTCCGCGACAGTCTCGTCGACCTGCAGGAGGACGAGGATCACGATCCGAACGACTACGAGGCCGCAAAGAAAGTCATCCTCGACAGCGACAAGGAGTACCAGGGAGTCATGTACCAGAACGAAAACTCCGTGCCGTACCACGAACAACACGGCGTCACCGAGGACATGTCCGAGATCCCCGACGGCGCGCCCGAGGACGCGATGGATCTCGTCCGCGAGTTCTACTGA
- a CDS encoding 2-oxoacid:acceptor oxidoreductase subunit alpha, whose product MAEDLNWAVGGEAGDGIDSTGKIFAQALSRAGRHVFTSKDFASRIRGGYTAYKIRTSVEQVQSVVDRLDILVALTQRTIDENLDELHEGSAIIYDGERSWEAEIPDEMTAVDVPLKTLAEEAGGAIMRNIVALGAACEITGFDVEYLDEALEKRFGGKGSKIVENNKAAARAGQEYVQENYDLDHLGYNIDTTDNDYVLLNGNEAIGMGAIAAGCRFYAGYPITPATSIMEYLTERIEDYGGHVVQAEDELSAINMSLGAARAGARSMTATSGAGIDLMTETFGLVATSETPLVIADVQRSGPSTGMPTKQEQGDLDMALYAGHGEVPRFVVAPTSITECFWKTVEAFNLAEKYQTPVFLVSDLAMSVTEQTFPPEVFDMDDVEIDRGKLVDEDEVDEWLDAQGHFRAHAVTEDGVSPRAIPGTTDAAHMSTGLEHDELGRRTEEEDERVHQVDKRYRKVETARNEEEWDYREFGNPDADNLVISWGSNEGALIEALDYLEADGIDVRVISVPYIFPRPDLTEEIEAADETIVVECNATGQFADVIEHDVLTRVKRINKYTGVRFKADELADDITDKLSEEVPA is encoded by the coding sequence ATGGCTGAGGATCTCAACTGGGCGGTCGGAGGCGAGGCCGGCGACGGTATCGACTCCACGGGTAAAATCTTCGCTCAGGCCCTTTCCCGAGCCGGACGGCACGTATTCACGTCGAAAGACTTCGCGTCCCGGATCCGCGGCGGGTACACTGCCTACAAGATTCGGACGTCGGTCGAGCAGGTCCAGAGCGTCGTCGACCGACTGGACATCCTCGTCGCGCTCACACAGCGGACGATCGACGAGAACCTCGACGAACTACACGAGGGCAGCGCCATCATCTACGACGGCGAGCGCTCGTGGGAAGCCGAGATTCCCGACGAAATGACCGCAGTCGACGTCCCGCTGAAGACGCTGGCCGAGGAGGCCGGCGGCGCGATCATGCGCAACATCGTCGCGCTCGGTGCCGCGTGCGAAATCACCGGCTTCGACGTCGAGTACCTGGACGAAGCCCTCGAGAAGCGCTTCGGCGGGAAGGGCTCGAAGATCGTCGAGAACAACAAGGCGGCCGCCCGGGCGGGGCAGGAGTACGTCCAGGAGAACTACGACCTGGACCACCTCGGCTACAACATCGACACGACCGACAACGACTACGTCTTACTCAACGGCAACGAGGCGATCGGCATGGGTGCCATCGCCGCTGGCTGCCGGTTCTACGCCGGCTATCCGATCACGCCCGCGACGTCGATCATGGAGTATCTGACGGAACGCATCGAAGACTACGGCGGTCACGTCGTGCAGGCGGAAGACGAGTTATCGGCGATCAACATGTCTCTCGGGGCCGCACGTGCCGGTGCCCGATCGATGACCGCGACGTCTGGGGCCGGGATCGACCTCATGACCGAGACCTTCGGCCTGGTCGCGACCAGCGAGACCCCGCTGGTCATCGCCGACGTGCAGCGGTCCGGTCCCTCGACTGGGATGCCGACCAAACAGGAACAGGGAGATCTCGACATGGCGCTGTACGCCGGCCACGGTGAAGTCCCGCGGTTCGTCGTCGCCCCCACGTCGATCACCGAGTGTTTCTGGAAGACCGTCGAGGCGTTCAATCTCGCAGAGAAGTACCAGACGCCGGTCTTCCTGGTCTCCGATCTGGCGATGTCGGTCACCGAACAGACGTTCCCGCCGGAGGTCTTCGACATGGACGACGTCGAGATCGATCGCGGCAAGCTCGTCGACGAAGACGAGGTCGACGAGTGGCTCGACGCACAGGGTCACTTCCGCGCCCACGCCGTCACCGAAGACGGAGTCAGCCCGCGCGCTATCCCCGGGACGACCGATGCCGCACACATGTCCACCGGCCTCGAGCACGACGAGCTCGGCCGCCGGACGGAGGAAGAAGACGAGCGCGTCCACCAGGTCGACAAGCGATACCGCAAGGTCGAGACCGCCCGGAACGAGGAGGAGTGGGACTACCGCGAGTTCGGGAACCCGGACGCCGACAACCTCGTCATCTCGTGGGGGTCCAACGAGGGCGCGCTCATCGAAGCGCTCGACTACCTCGAGGCGGACGGCATCGACGTCCGCGTCATCTCGGTGCCGTACATCTTCCCGCGGCCGGACCTGACCGAGGAGATCGAGGCCGCCGACGAGACGATCGTCGTCGAGTGTAACGCGACCGGACAGTTCGCCGACGTGATCGAACACGACGTGCTTACCCGCGTGAAGCGCATCAACAAGTACACGGGCGTTCGATTCAAGGCCGACGAACTCGCAGACGATATCACCGACAAACTCTCCGAGGAGGTACCAGCATAA
- a CDS encoding FAD-dependent oxidoreductase, with translation MEGTPVTVASVTEVGPDTVALELETPDGFDALPGQFVLLRASPDDEVLSRHYTLSSPDVGATFELTVGIDPDGDLSPWLADLEAGETVHIEGPFGRITYDGAGDIVAVAGGPGIGPSVAVAEAAHDAGHDAVVIYRADEPAHTDRLEALESAGATIRYVDVDDDDDLTDAIATHREDGQLYAFGFDDFVTFVAEAIDDAGGDPDEALIENFG, from the coding sequence ATGGAAGGGACGCCAGTCACCGTCGCATCGGTCACCGAAGTCGGTCCGGACACCGTCGCACTCGAACTCGAAACGCCCGACGGGTTCGACGCTCTGCCGGGCCAGTTCGTCTTGCTCCGGGCCAGCCCCGACGACGAGGTTCTTTCGCGTCACTACACGCTCTCGTCGCCGGACGTCGGAGCGACGTTCGAACTCACGGTCGGCATCGATCCCGACGGCGACCTCTCGCCGTGGCTCGCCGACCTCGAGGCCGGTGAAACCGTCCACATCGAGGGACCGTTCGGCAGGATTACGTACGACGGTGCGGGCGACATCGTCGCGGTCGCCGGCGGGCCGGGAATCGGTCCCTCGGTGGCGGTCGCCGAAGCGGCCCACGACGCGGGTCACGACGCCGTCGTAATCTACCGAGCGGACGAACCCGCTCACACCGACCGCCTCGAGGCGCTCGAGAGCGCCGGTGCAACGATTCGGTACGTCGACGTGGACGATGACGACGACCTGACGGACGCGATCGCCACGCACCGCGAGGACGGCCAGCTGTACGCGTTCGGCTTCGACGACTTCGTCACGTTCGTCGCCGAGGCGATCGACGACGCCGGCGGCGACCCGGATGAAGCGTTGATCGAGAACTTCGGCTGA
- a CDS encoding DoxX family membrane protein, giving the protein MSISKLLQRETQRDSTSETRRRSETDASSITESGLFRIARVLFGAVLAFMATDNLRNLEGRVQYAEMKNAPAPSFSVPAISGGLLFGGIGIALWRVPAASAAAVAGFFVTTTPLMHDFWNIDDPEAKQQQLNDFSKNTALLGAALAFVQLGRSTESDA; this is encoded by the coding sequence ATGAGTATAAGCAAGCTTCTGCAACGCGAGACACAGCGCGACAGTACGAGCGAGACTCGCCGACGGTCGGAGACGGACGCTAGTTCGATAACCGAAAGCGGGCTGTTTCGGATCGCACGCGTCCTGTTCGGTGCCGTCCTCGCGTTCATGGCGACGGACAACCTCCGAAACCTCGAGGGGCGAGTCCAGTACGCCGAGATGAAAAACGCGCCGGCACCGTCGTTTTCGGTTCCAGCGATAAGCGGCGGCCTCCTGTTCGGCGGTATCGGCATCGCGCTGTGGCGGGTGCCGGCCGCCTCCGCCGCCGCGGTCGCCGGATTCTTCGTCACCACCACGCCGCTGATGCACGACTTCTGGAACATCGACGACCCGGAAGCAAAACAACAACAGCTCAACGATTTCTCGAAGAACACCGCCCTGCTGGGAGCGGCGCTCGCGTTCGTGCAACTGGGCCGATCTACGGAATCCGACGCGTGA
- the mce gene encoding methylmalonyl-CoA epimerase, translating to MHFDHAGIATDDAQALAALYDDLFGLEAVHEEVFDGMRVVFLDCGDGYFELLEPIEDGTISRYLEDNGAGIHHLALATDDIEGALETIRDHDVTLIDEEPRPGAWGHSVAFLHPKDTGGILIELVEH from the coding sequence ATGCACTTCGACCACGCCGGGATCGCGACCGACGACGCACAGGCTCTCGCAGCGCTGTACGACGACCTCTTCGGTCTCGAGGCGGTCCACGAGGAGGTGTTCGACGGAATGCGCGTCGTCTTCCTCGACTGCGGTGACGGCTACTTCGAGCTGCTCGAACCCATCGAGGACGGAACGATTTCGCGGTATCTCGAGGACAACGGAGCGGGAATTCACCATCTCGCGCTCGCGACCGACGACATCGAGGGGGCCCTCGAGACGATTCGCGACCACGACGTGACGCTAATCGACGAGGAGCCGCGGCCGGGCGCGTGGGGTCACTCGGTTGCGTTCTTGCATCCCAAGGACACCGGTGGTATCCTGATCGAACTCGTCGAACACTGA
- a CDS encoding PQQ-dependent sugar dehydrogenase, giving the protein MSDQPNERSTPVSESSDNYPSASRRRVLQAAAAAGGVVGLSGIGAAQFDTQTIELGGETSGWQGVSPEPISGETNPTLELQEGTTYEVTWENLDGAPHNFVIESEEGEELESTEILSSEGETQTLEFEATSEMATYFCQPHRASMNGDIEVGGGGGGQQEAAGQMQGFFREGTEIGVQTIAEGMTAPTDMAVAGEAGRYFVTDQTGELWVVTGDGLQDEPFLDVSDRMVELGTFEGDYASQGQDYDERGLLGVQPHPDYSENGRLFVHYSRPPNDETPDGWSHVEVVSEFQANEDMSAADPESEQVIMEFQKPQYNHNSGPMAFGPDGYLYVPMGDGGGANDSMLGHVQDWYSDNEGGNGQDVGENLLGSILRVDVDSEGEDRPYGIPDDNPLADSDEALPEHYAWGLRNPYGISFDSDGRLFVADLGQDLYEEVNIVESGGNYGWNVKEGTHCFSPETPGEPPEECPNSAPDEPPYDGQEFQDPIVEYPHVYQGEVVGIAVVGGHVYEADAVQELNGKYIFGDWTADAARQSPQGRLLAATEPSGGAGQMAGNGGGNQSENASLENVTAGEGGIEDEGFENATNETNATNETNATNETNATNETNATNESEAGGAADLESEGFENETAGNATAGNETAADGAAEAGGAGQEQVVPRDELWEMEELQVAGTEDGSFPYFVRQFGQDSNGNVYVLANQVGVPEGDTGAVMQIVPPGEGDSLTPPETGAGMAESAGNETAGNETAGNETTANATADNETAENVTSDEN; this is encoded by the coding sequence ATGAGCGACCAACCCAACGAGCGATCGACCCCGGTATCGGAGTCGTCCGACAACTATCCATCAGCGTCCCGTCGTCGCGTGCTGCAGGCGGCCGCGGCCGCGGGCGGTGTCGTCGGTCTGAGTGGGATCGGTGCCGCCCAGTTCGATACCCAAACGATCGAACTCGGCGGCGAAACGAGCGGCTGGCAAGGCGTTTCGCCCGAACCGATTTCGGGTGAGACGAACCCGACGCTGGAACTGCAGGAGGGAACGACGTACGAGGTGACGTGGGAGAACCTCGACGGCGCGCCGCACAACTTCGTCATCGAGAGCGAGGAGGGCGAGGAACTCGAGTCGACCGAAATCCTGAGTTCCGAGGGCGAGACGCAGACCCTCGAGTTCGAGGCGACGAGCGAGATGGCAACGTACTTCTGTCAGCCCCACCGCGCGTCGATGAACGGCGACATCGAGGTCGGCGGCGGTGGCGGGGGTCAACAGGAGGCCGCCGGCCAGATGCAGGGCTTCTTCCGCGAGGGGACGGAGATCGGCGTCCAGACGATCGCGGAGGGCATGACCGCGCCGACGGACATGGCGGTCGCCGGCGAGGCGGGCCGGTACTTCGTTACCGACCAGACCGGCGAGCTGTGGGTCGTCACCGGCGACGGGTTGCAGGACGAGCCGTTCCTCGACGTCAGTGATCGGATGGTCGAACTCGGGACCTTCGAGGGCGACTACGCGAGTCAGGGCCAGGACTACGACGAGCGCGGATTGCTCGGCGTCCAGCCCCATCCTGACTATTCCGAAAACGGCCGCTTATTCGTCCACTACAGTAGGCCCCCGAACGACGAGACGCCCGACGGCTGGAGTCACGTCGAGGTCGTCTCCGAGTTCCAGGCCAACGAGGATATGAGCGCCGCCGATCCCGAGTCCGAGCAGGTCATTATGGAGTTCCAGAAGCCCCAGTACAACCACAACTCGGGACCGATGGCGTTCGGACCCGACGGCTACCTCTACGTCCCGATGGGCGACGGCGGCGGTGCCAACGACTCCATGCTGGGACACGTCCAGGACTGGTATAGCGACAACGAAGGCGGCAACGGACAGGACGTCGGCGAGAACCTGCTCGGCAGCATCCTCCGCGTCGACGTCGACAGCGAGGGCGAAGACCGGCCCTACGGCATTCCGGACGACAACCCGCTCGCCGACTCCGACGAGGCGCTGCCCGAACACTACGCGTGGGGCCTCCGGAACCCGTACGGCATCTCGTTCGACAGCGACGGCCGACTGTTCGTCGCAGACCTCGGACAGGACCTCTACGAGGAGGTCAACATCGTCGAGTCGGGCGGCAACTACGGCTGGAACGTCAAGGAGGGCACCCACTGCTTCAGCCCGGAGACGCCGGGCGAGCCGCCCGAGGAGTGCCCGAACTCGGCTCCCGACGAGCCGCCGTACGACGGCCAGGAGTTCCAGGACCCGATCGTCGAGTACCCCCACGTCTATCAGGGTGAGGTCGTCGGCATCGCGGTCGTCGGCGGTCACGTCTACGAGGCCGACGCCGTACAGGAACTGAACGGCAAGTACATCTTCGGCGACTGGACGGCGGACGCGGCGCGGCAGTCTCCCCAGGGGCGGCTCCTCGCCGCAACGGAACCCAGCGGCGGAGCCGGACAGATGGCCGGTAACGGCGGCGGGAACCAGTCGGAAAACGCCAGCCTCGAGAACGTGACTGCCGGCGAGGGCGGTATCGAAGACGAGGGATTCGAGAACGCGACGAACGAGACCAACGCGACGAACGAGACCAACGCGACGAACGAGACCAACGCGACGAACGAGACCAACGCGACGAACGAGAGCGAGGCAGGCGGCGCGGCCGACCTCGAGTCCGAAGGCTTCGAGAACGAGACTGCCGGCAACGCGACGGCCGGCAACGAGACCGCCGCCGACGGCGCGGCAGAGGCCGGCGGTGCCGGTCAGGAGCAAGTCGTCCCGCGGGACGAACTCTGGGAGATGGAAGAGCTTCAGGTCGCAGGCACCGAAGACGGCTCGTTCCCCTACTTCGTCCGGCAGTTCGGCCAGGACTCCAACGGCAACGTGTACGTCCTCGCGAACCAGGTTGGCGTCCCCGAAGGAGACACGGGCGCGGTCATGCAGATCGTTCCACCGGGCGAGGGAGATTCCCTGACTCCGCCCGAAACGGGCGCTGGTATGGCGGAATCGGCTGGCAACGAGACGGCAGGAAACGAAACGGCTGGCAACGAAACCACTGCGAACGCGACGGCCGACAACGAAACCGCTGAGAACGTGACATCTGACGAGAACTGA
- a CDS encoding methylmalonyl-CoA mutase family protein, producing MFDPDELEEIRASKAEWHEAEVEPVLERFGERRETFTTDTGGQEVDRLYTPADVDDLEYEADLGNPGEPPYTRGIYSTGYRGRLWTMRQYAGFSTPEDTNERYHYLLDEGQTGLSMAFDLPTQMGYDSDAAMAAGEVGKAGVAIDSLDDMETVFDGIPLDEVSTSMTINAPASVLLAMYIAVGDQQGVDREELRGTIQNDILKEYIARNTYIYPPEPSMRIITDIFDFCAEETPKFNTISISGYHIREAGSTAAQELAFTLGDGIEYVETAIEAGLDVDDFAPQLSFFFNGHNNIFEEVAKFRAARRMWHDIIDERFDADDPKSKQLKFHTQTAGSMLTAQQIENNVVRVAYQALAAVLGGTQSLHTNGKDEALALPTEESVRTALRTQQILGHESGAADTIDPLAGSYYVESLTDEVEEEAYEILEEVDDRGGMRDAVEQQWVQRQIQDTAFDRQKEIEDKERIIVGVNEFEVDEDPQMDVEEVTAEDQQRQIDSLSNVRAERDDEAVDATLEALRDAARSDQNLMPYIIDAVKAYATVGEICNVMRDEFGEYQPGGAM from the coding sequence ATGTTCGATCCCGACGAACTCGAGGAGATCCGTGCCAGCAAAGCGGAGTGGCACGAGGCGGAAGTCGAACCCGTCCTCGAGCGGTTCGGCGAGCGCAGGGAAACGTTTACCACTGATACGGGCGGTCAGGAGGTCGATCGACTCTACACGCCGGCGGACGTCGACGACCTCGAGTACGAGGCGGATCTGGGGAATCCCGGCGAGCCGCCGTACACGCGCGGTATCTACTCGACCGGCTACCGCGGTCGGCTGTGGACGATGCGCCAGTACGCGGGGTTCTCGACGCCCGAGGACACCAACGAGCGGTATCACTATCTGCTCGACGAGGGCCAGACCGGACTGTCGATGGCCTTCGACCTGCCGACGCAGATGGGGTACGATTCGGACGCGGCGATGGCCGCCGGCGAGGTCGGCAAGGCCGGAGTCGCGATCGACTCGCTCGACGACATGGAGACCGTCTTCGACGGCATCCCGCTCGACGAGGTCTCGACCTCGATGACGATCAACGCGCCGGCATCGGTGCTGCTGGCGATGTACATCGCGGTGGGTGACCAGCAGGGCGTCGACCGCGAGGAACTTCGGGGTACAATCCAGAACGATATTCTGAAGGAGTACATCGCGCGCAACACGTACATCTACCCGCCCGAGCCGTCGATGCGGATCATCACGGACATCTTCGACTTCTGTGCCGAGGAGACGCCCAAGTTCAACACGATCTCGATCTCGGGCTACCACATCCGCGAGGCCGGCTCGACGGCCGCCCAGGAACTCGCCTTCACGCTGGGAGACGGCATCGAGTACGTCGAGACGGCGATCGAGGCCGGCCTCGACGTCGACGACTTTGCACCGCAGCTCTCCTTCTTCTTCAACGGCCACAACAACATCTTCGAGGAGGTCGCCAAGTTCCGCGCGGCCCGCCGGATGTGGCACGACATCATCGACGAGCGCTTCGACGCGGACGATCCGAAGTCCAAACAGCTCAAGTTCCACACTCAGACGGCCGGCTCGATGCTGACCGCTCAGCAGATCGAGAACAACGTCGTCCGCGTCGCCTATCAGGCGCTCGCGGCCGTCCTCGGCGGCACCCAGAGTCTCCACACCAACGGCAAGGACGAGGCCCTCGCGCTGCCGACCGAGGAGTCCGTCCGAACGGCACTGCGCACCCAACAGATCCTCGGCCACGAGTCCGGCGCGGCCGACACCATCGACCCGCTCGCTGGCAGTTACTACGTCGAATCCCTGACCGACGAGGTCGAAGAAGAGGCCTACGAGATCTTAGAGGAGGTCGACGACCGTGGTGGCATGCGCGATGCCGTCGAACAGCAGTGGGTTCAGCGCCAGATTCAGGATACGGCCTTCGACCGCCAGAAGGAGATCGAAGACAAAGAGCGGATCATCGTCGGCGTCAACGAGTTCGAGGTCGACGAAGATCCCCAGATGGACGTCGAAGAGGTCACGGCCGAGGACCAACAGCGCCAGATCGATAGTCTCTCGAACGTCCGCGCGGAGCGCGACGACGAAGCGGTCGACGCGACCCTCGAGGCGCTGCGCGACGCGGCGCGGAGCGACCAGAATCTGATGCCTTACATCATCGACGCGGTCAAGGCGTACGCGACGGTCGGCGAGATCTGCAACGTCATGCGCGACGAGTTCGGAGAGTACCAGCCTGGCGGCGCGATGTGA
- a CDS encoding GNAT family N-acetyltransferase — MYVRDAKNREEVWLLDHIESMGLDETAFRSRDYVVAVDEESGEKAGFGRIRVHKPDESEDVCELTSIGVLEDWRGQGVGAHVVERLVEYASDEGFDTVYTLTGEGAYLAQFGFQRIDESDLPSVLQDRLAAKRDGVDPDAVALSIDVAEFRMPDRLRDAFKNAPEGRDDADDEELPEDFGIDPESATYKYDTGR; from the coding sequence ATGTACGTCCGGGACGCGAAAAACAGGGAAGAGGTCTGGTTGCTGGATCACATCGAGTCGATGGGCCTCGACGAGACGGCGTTTCGCTCGCGTGATTACGTCGTCGCGGTCGACGAGGAATCCGGCGAAAAAGCCGGGTTCGGCCGTATCCGCGTCCACAAGCCCGACGAAAGCGAGGACGTCTGCGAACTGACCAGCATCGGCGTCCTCGAGGACTGGCGCGGACAGGGCGTCGGAGCCCACGTCGTCGAACGGCTCGTGGAGTACGCGAGCGACGAGGGGTTCGATACCGTCTACACCCTGACCGGCGAGGGTGCCTATCTCGCGCAGTTCGGCTTCCAGCGGATCGACGAATCCGACCTGCCGTCCGTGCTGCAGGACCGGCTCGCGGCCAAACGCGACGGCGTCGATCCGGATGCGGTGGCGCTTTCGATCGACGTCGCCGAGTTCCGAATGCCCGACCGGCTCCGGGACGCGTTCAAGAACGCCCCGGAGGGGCGCGACGACGCGGACGACGAGGAGTTACCGGAAGACTTCGGCATCGACCCCGAATCGGCGACGTACAAGTACGATACGGGACGCTAA
- a CDS encoding aldehyde ferredoxin oxidoreductase C-terminal domain-containing protein: protein MLHAEGPLLTVDVGERSAAETAIDDVLETNVGGRAVATALAHERIPFDADPFGPENRAYLATGPLQQSGMSFTGRMNMTGLSPLTDGLVSTNAGGYLSRNFVGTGISVLEVVGQSDELLAVHVTDQGVEFEAVPELEGATVPETSEYVTEHHDLGADNCIAIGPAGENRVRFASVMTFDSRAFGRGGLGAVLGSKNVKCVTFEGDAAPTVEIPDPPEMDVHREAAQSDDLMRRQGTTGSTEFINDNFALPTRYFSEYEFEHADRIGGNAVEEKKYKKGACSACAYACKLPTRDEETGVETEGPEFETVYAFGSSQGVGDIVDVMRANECCDSLGMDTISAGVTVAAYLASEDEFGNAELAREVTERIAYREGIGDALAEGVDRCHDELGVDNYTVKGMEFAAHDGRVLHGQGLSYAVANRGADHMYAGMLTLEYSGELDPEGTLGKAERLVQEENAAAFRDTGIVCAFGSDYVTDDRLETLFDADYADLMEIGARTVRLERHFNNQRGFDRADDGLPYEIPDLEGAIDEYYAARGWTNDGTVPDVALETVAPSAD from the coding sequence ATGCTCCACGCAGAAGGCCCGCTCCTCACCGTCGACGTCGGTGAGCGATCGGCAGCCGAAACGGCCATCGACGACGTGCTCGAGACGAACGTCGGCGGGCGAGCAGTCGCGACCGCGCTGGCCCACGAACGAATTCCGTTCGACGCGGATCCGTTCGGTCCCGAGAATCGCGCGTATCTCGCCACGGGACCCCTCCAGCAGTCCGGCATGTCCTTTACCGGTCGAATGAACATGACCGGGCTCTCGCCGCTGACCGACGGCCTGGTCTCGACCAACGCGGGGGGCTACCTCTCGCGGAACTTCGTCGGGACGGGAATCAGCGTCCTCGAGGTTGTCGGACAGAGCGACGAGCTATTGGCCGTTCACGTGACGGATCAGGGCGTCGAGTTCGAAGCGGTGCCGGAGCTCGAGGGGGCGACGGTGCCGGAGACCTCCGAATACGTGACCGAACACCACGACCTCGGCGCGGACAACTGCATCGCGATCGGGCCGGCCGGCGAGAATCGGGTTCGGTTCGCCTCGGTGATGACGTTCGACTCGCGAGCGTTCGGTCGCGGCGGACTGGGTGCCGTCCTGGGATCGAAGAACGTCAAATGCGTCACCTTCGAGGGCGACGCCGCGCCGACCGTCGAGATTCCGGATCCGCCCGAGATGGACGTCCACCGGGAGGCGGCGCAGTCGGACGACCTGATGCGGCGACAGGGGACGACGGGCAGCACCGAGTTCATCAACGACAACTTCGCGCTTCCAACCCGGTACTTCAGCGAGTACGAGTTCGAACACGCGGATCGGATCGGCGGCAACGCCGTCGAGGAAAAGAAGTACAAGAAGGGCGCGTGCTCGGCCTGCGCCTACGCCTGCAAGCTCCCGACGCGGGACGAGGAGACCGGCGTCGAAACCGAAGGGCCTGAGTTCGAAACCGTCTACGCGTTCGGCTCGAGCCAGGGCGTCGGCGACATCGTCGACGTGATGCGGGCGAACGAGTGCTGTGACTCCCTCGGGATGGACACCATTTCCGCCGGCGTCACCGTCGCGGCCTACCTCGCGAGCGAGGACGAGTTCGGAAACGCGGAACTCGCACGGGAGGTCACCGAGCGGATCGCGTACCGCGAGGGGATCGGAGACGCCCTCGCCGAGGGAGTCGATCGCTGTCACGACGAACTCGGCGTCGACAACTACACCGTCAAGGGAATGGAGTTCGCCGCCCACGACGGACGCGTCCTTCACGGACAGGGGCTCTCCTACGCCGTCGCGAATCGCGGCGCGGACCACATGTACGCCGGCATGTTGACCCTCGAGTACAGCGGCGAACTCGATCCGGAGGGCACCCTCGGGAAGGCCGAGCGGCTCGTCCAGGAGGAGAACGCGGCGGCGTTCCGTGATACGGGCATCGTCTGTGCGTTCGGCAGCGACTACGTCACCGACGACCGACTCGAGACGCTGTTCGACGCCGACTATGCGGACCTCATGGAAATCGGAGCCCGAACCGTTCGCCTCGAGCGTCACTTCAACAATCAGCGCGGCTTCGACCGCGCCGACGACGGGTTACCGTACGAGATTCCCGACCTCGAGGGAGCGATCGACGAGTACTACGCGGCGCGGGGCTGGACCAACGACGGAACGGTTCCGGACGTGGCGCTCGAGACGGTCGCACCGTCGGCGGACTGA
- a CDS encoding MoaD/ThiS family protein, whose amino-acid sequence MQLECVFFGPFRDAVGEKTVFYETDAETVGELLVELEAAYPLEGELVADDGEGLAGDTVVTRDTKNVVHIDGLETELTDDSVIRLVPSVYGG is encoded by the coding sequence GTGCAACTCGAGTGCGTCTTCTTCGGCCCCTTCCGCGATGCGGTCGGCGAAAAGACGGTTTTCTACGAGACTGACGCCGAAACGGTCGGCGAACTCCTGGTCGAACTCGAGGCCGCGTACCCGCTCGAGGGAGAGCTCGTGGCCGACGACGGCGAAGGGTTGGCTGGAGACACGGTCGTCACCAGGGACACGAAGAACGTCGTCCACATCGACGGCCTCGAGACGGAACTGACGGACGATTCCGTGATTCGGCTGGTTCCGTCAGTCTACGGCGGCTGA